One segment of Ipomoea triloba cultivar NCNSP0323 chromosome 12, ASM357664v1 DNA contains the following:
- the LOC115997980 gene encoding cation/H(+) antiporter 20 encodes MMSMTAIKTASDGAWQGQNPLNFALPLLIVQTTLVIVVSRFFAFVLKPLRQPKVIAEILGGVILGPSAFGRNQEYMQTIFPEWSTPILETVASIGLLFFLFMVGLELDLSSLRRNGRSAFCIAAAGISLPFVFGIGITFLFRRVVQGADEVGFAPYSVFMGVALSITAFPVLARILAELKLLTTDVGQTAMAAAAFNDVAAWVMLALAVALAGNGGGAAHKSPVIPIYVLLCGVAFVIFMMVVIRPAMKWVARRCSPEHEALEEAYVCLTLAGVMVSGFITDLIGIHSIFGAFVFGLTIPKGSDFSERLILRIEDFVSGLLLPLYFASSGLKTDVAKICGGEAWGLLVLVITAACGGKIIGTFLVAMLCKAPVRESLTLGLLMNTKGLVELIVLNIGKEKKVLNDEVFAILVLMALFTTFITTPTVMAIYQPARGVTHYTHPQLQSPSAAKDDELRLVACLHGSANVSSLINLVDLIRPTKSRLKLYVMHLVELTERSSSIVMLQRFQKNGFPLISRLLPGGRRRLHDLVAVAFRAGGVSVRPATAVSPLPTMHADVCQMAEEKRAFMVILQFHKRWVGGHGGEVVEDMGHGWRGVNQMVLKEAPCSVALLVDRGYREAGFLETREKSDGVEGGGAVAQRVCVIFIGGADDREALVLGGKMAEHPAVRVKVIHFVEKQEVEKRSDLNKCWTADLEKEKEVDERAMEGFLRRWEGVVEYQVKETSNIVDAVLTIGRSGDYDLLVVGIGRRPSKMVAELAERPSEHPELGPIGDLLASSGEGVVSSVLVIQQQHYMARAQEVPV; translated from the exons ATGATGAGCATGACAGCAATAAAAACAGCATCGGATGGAGCATGGCAGGGCCAAAATCCCCTTAATTTTGCATTGCCATTGTTGATTGTACAAACCACCCTAGTAATCGTTGTTAGCCGCTTCTTTGCCTTCGTCCTCAAACCCCTTCGACAACccaaagtcatcgctgaaattCTA GGTGGGGTTATCCTAGGGCCATCTGCTTTCGGAAGAAATCAAGAATACATGCAAACTATATTTCCTGAATGGAGTACACCAATTCTTGAAACAGTGGCAAGCATTGGCCtactcttctttcttttcatgGTGGGCCTTGAGCTCGACTTGTCTTCCCTCCGAAGAAATGGGAGAAGTGCGTTTTGCATAGCGGCGGCCGGAATATCCCTCCCTTTCGTCTTCGGCATTGGAATAACTTTCCTTTTCCGGCGAGTTGTCCAAGGCGCCGATGAAGTCGGCTTCGCTCCGTACTCAGTCTTCATGGGAGTTGCTCTCTCCATCACCGCCTTCCCCGTGCTGGCTCGCATTCTGGCGGAGCTTAAACTGCTCACCACCGACGTCGGCCAGACCGCCATGGCCGCCGCCGCCTTCAACGACGTTGCCGCCTGGGTCATGCTTGCCCTCGCCGTTGCCTTGGCCGGAAATGGAGGAGGCGCCGCACATAAAAGTCCTGTCATTCCCATCTACGTCTTACTCTGCGGAGTTGCATTTGTTATCTTCATGATGGTTGTCATTAG GCCAGCAATGAAGTGGGTGGCGCGGAGGTGCTCGCCGGAGCACGAAGCGTTGGAGGAGGCGTATGTTTGCTTGACACTCGCCGGAGTAATGGTGTCCGGATTTATCACTGATCTCATCGGAATACATTCCATATTCGGAGCGTTCGTATTCGGGTTAACTATTCCGAAGGGCAGTGATTTTTCGGAGAGATTAATCCTGAGGATTGAAGACTTCGTGTCGGGGCTATTGCTCCCATTGTACTTTGCCTCGAGCGGTTTGAAAACCGACGTGGCTAAGATATGCGGCGGGGAGGCGTGGGGACTTTTGGTGTTGGTGATCACGGCGGCGTGCGGCGGCAAAATCATCGGAACTTTTCTGGTGGCGATGTTGTGTAAGGCTCCGGTGAGAGAGTCGTTAACGCTTGGGTTATTGATGAATACTAAGGGATTGGTGGAGCTCATTGTCCTCAACATTGGCAAGGAGAAAAAG GTGCTTAATGACGAGGTGTTCGCTATACTAGTTCTGATGGCACTGTTCACCACTTTCATAACCACCCCAACAGTGATGGCAATTTACCAACCTGCCCGTGGGGTCACCCACTATACCCACCCGCAGCTACAGTCTCCGTCGGCCGCCAAAGATGATGAGCTGAGACTGGTGGCGTGCCTCCACGGCTCCGCCAACGTCTCCTCGCTCATCAACCTCGTCGACCTGATCCGCCCCACCAAGTCCCGCCTCAAGCTCTACGTAATGCACCTCGTCGAGCTCACCGAGCGCTCTTCCTCCATCGTCATGCTCCAGCGTTTCCAGAAGAACGGGTTTCCGTTAATCAGCCGCCTCCTCCCGGGTGGGCGGCGGAGATTACATGATCTCGTGGCGGTGGCGTTCCGAGCGGGCGGAGTCAGCGTTAGGCCGGCCACCGCCGTATCGCCTCTGCCGACGATGCACGCCGACGTATGCCAGATGGCGGAGGAGAAGAGGGCGTTTATGGTCATCTTACAGTTCCACAAGCGCTGGGTTGGGGGCCACGGTGGTGAGGTTGTGGAGGACATGGGGCATGGGTGGAGGGGAGTGAATCAGATGGTGTTGAAAGAGGCGCCCTGCTCGGTGGCGCTGCTCGTGGACCGAGGATACAGGGAGGCGGGGTTCCTGGAAACTCGTGAAAAATCAGATGGCGTTGAAGGAGGCGGCGCCGTCGCGCAGAGGGTTTGCGTTATTTTCATTGGCGGCGCCGACGACAGGGAGGCGTTGGTGTTGGGTGGCAAAATGGCGGAGCACCCGGCGGTCAGAGTGAAGGTCATACATTTTGTTGAAAAACAAGAGGTGGAAAAGAGGAGTGACCTTAATAAGTGCTGGACTGCTGACCTTGAAAAGGAAAAG GAGGTCGATGAGAGAGCAATGGAAGGGTTCTTAAGAAGGTGGGAAGGAGTGGTGGAGTACCAAGTGAAGGAAACAAGCAACATCGTTGATGCAGTGTTGACAATCGGGAGAAGCGGAGATTACGACCTCCTTGTCGTCGGCATAGGGCGGCGCCCTTCCAAAATGGTGGCGGAGTTGGCAGAGAGACCATCGGAACACCCAGAACTAGGGCCAATCGGAGACCTGCTGGCCTCCTCCGGCGAAGGTGTTGTGTCATCAGTTCTTGTCATACAACAACAACACTACATGGCCCGTGCACAAGAAGTTCCGGTCTAA